Proteins from a genomic interval of Benincasa hispida cultivar B227 chromosome 7, ASM972705v1, whole genome shotgun sequence:
- the LOC120081027 gene encoding proline transporter 1-like, which translates to MFKLKIYMLPNLSSSNLHCSQATVRQPVVKNMLKALYFQFTVGVLPMYAVTFIGYWAYGSSTSTYLLNSVNGPIWVKAIANIPAFLQTVIALHIFASPMYEYLDTRYWITGSALNVKNLSFRIGVKGGYLAITTLVSAMLPFLGDFMSLTGAVSTFPLTFILANHMYLVAKKTKLTSLHKLWHWFNVCFFSCMSLAAAVAALRLIAVDSKNYNLFADL; encoded by the exons ATGTTTAAACTTAAGATATATATGCTTCCGAACTTATCTTCTTCAAACCTTCATTGCTCACAGGCAACGGTGAGGCAGCCTGTAGTCAAGAACATGCTAAAGGCTCTCTACTTCCAGTTCACCGTTGGAGTCTTGCCCATGTATGCCGTTACTTTTATCGGATACTGGGCATATGGATCTTCCACCTCGACTTATTTACTCAACAGCGTAAATGGTCCAATTTGGGTGAAGGCAATAGCAAATATACCCGCTTTCCTTCAAACAGTCATCGCTCTGCAT ATATTTGCCAGCCCAATGTACGAGTATTTGGACACAAGGTACTGGATCACAGGAAGTGCACTGAATGTAAAAAATTTGTCATTCAGAATAGGTGTGAAAGGAGGGTACCTGGCCATAACCACACTGGTCTCAGCTATGTTACCTTTCCTTGGAGACTTCATGAGCCTTACAGGAGCAGTCAGCACATTCCCACTTACATTTATACTTGCAAACCATATGTACCTTGTGGCAAAGAAGACCAAACTCACTTCTCTACATAAGCTTTGGCATTGGTTTAATGTTTGTTTCTTTAGCTGTATGTCTTTAGCAGCAGCGGTTGCAGCTTTAAGGCTCATAGCAGTAGACTCCAAAAACTACAATTTATTTGCTGATCTATGA
- the LOC120080804 gene encoding 17.8 kDa class I heat shock protein-like — MALISSIFGGHRSNVFDPFSLDVWDPFEGFPFSTSLANLPSSARETSAFANARIDWKETPEAHIFKADLPGIKKEEVKVEVEEGRVLQISGERSKEQEEKNDKWHRIERSSGKFLRRFRLPENAKVEEVKANMDNGVLTVTVPKMEEKKPEMKSIDISG, encoded by the coding sequence ATGGCTCTGATTTCAAGCATTTTTGGTGGCCACCGGAGCAACGTCTTCGACCCCTTTTCATTGGACGTTTGGGACCCCTTCGAAGGCTTCCCATTTTCAACTTCACTAGCCAACCTCCCTTCCTCTGCTCGTGAGACCTCTGCTTTTGCCAACGCTCGTATCGACTGGAAAGAAACCCCGGAAGCCCACATCTTCAAGGCCGATCTTCCTGGAATCAAAAAGGAAGAAGTTAAAGTTGAAGTGGAAGAAGGCAGGGTGTTGCAAATTAGTGGTGAGAGGAGCAAAGAGCAGGAAGAGAAGAACGACAAATGGCATAGAATCGAACGGAGCAGTGGGAAATTCTTGAGGAGATTCAGGCTGCCGGAGAATGCTAAAGTTGAGGAGGTGAAGGCCAACATGGACAATGGAGTGCTGACTGTGACAGTGCCCAAAATGGAAGAGAAGAAGCCTGAAATGAAGTCCATTGACATCTCTGGTTAA